Genomic segment of Coffea arabica cultivar ET-39 chromosome 1e, Coffea Arabica ET-39 HiFi, whole genome shotgun sequence:
TGCTATTTGATAGCGAATATCTTATTTTTCTGAAACTTTTTAAGattatcatttttctttcaaacttTTTTCCCTCTCAAGTTTGGAATCTTAAAGTTCTAggtaaatattattttagagaaTTAAGTACTTATCACTTCATTTTTGCCTAATGGGTGGAAAGTTTGTTGGTGATAAATTAGCCGGAATAGATAGGATGTACATGATGCTAGTAAAATGTTGAAGGATTTGTGGACTTCAATCTGTTTATTGAGCCTTTATTTTTGTAGGCTCTTGTTGATGCCCCCGACATGGTGAGGagtcaaatgaatttcaagagGCTCACTCTCACAGATATCAAGATTGATATCAAAAGAATTCCAAAGAAGAAGGCTTTGGTTGCTGCTTTGGAGGCTGCCGGTAGGTATATTAGGTGATATGATAGACTTGCTCTCTCTTGATAAATTTTGGGGATTACCCTGCTGATTTCTGATGGTATTCTGCAGATGTCAAGACTAAATGGGAGAATAGTTCTTGGGGTAGAAAGCTGATTGTTCAGAAGAGAAGGGCCTCACTCAATGATTTTGACAGGTTCAAGCTTATGCTGGCAAAGATTAAGGTGCGTGTTACTTTTGGTGCCATTTACTAGTCATGTGTGAATTTTTTTGTGCACCGATTATAACATGGAGGAGGAAACATGTAAGAAATGAATCCCGTGTTATAGACCTGAATAGTCCCTTTGCCTTCTGGTCTCTTTCTTGATGAGTGTATGTTTGAGTCTGATTTTCTAACTGTGCTTTGGATACATCTGCAAGTCCTTTTCACATAATTAAACATCCCATCTGTAGTAAATATGTGTTGGCCGTTCTGTTTTCTGGAATTTAATGTCCTGATGAAGTCTAGATGTTCTCTTCTTGTTCTTTTGCAGAAAGCTGGAGTAGTAAGGCAGGAGCTTGCAAAGCTAAAAAGGCAGAGTGCTGCTTGAGGAAAATCTTCACATCATAATtgcaatttttgttttagtGCCTATTTCGGAAGGTGTATTGATGTACTCTCAGTTTAGTTTTAATAGTGGAAGGAGAGAAACATGCTTTCTTTTTGACCATTTTTGGATGGAATTGAAGATTAAATGGTCTTGGAGTTCTTGAGTTTTATTTATGAAGTTTAACCTTGCTTCTGGGATCAATTTTTGTGCTACTACTCGTTTTGGTATTCCAACTAGATCTGCATGCCATTGGTTGCCGTACGTGTAATGCCAAATTAGCATGGTATGTGTGGCATTTTTACTGAATGATGTTGATTGTAAAAATATTCGTGCAGTTGCACCGACTGATTATTGTGCATGTTTATGTCAATGGGTTCTTGCTTTGTGCACGCAGAAGGCCCCGCATTATCTTCTGTTAGCTTTTCTTGGTCGGGTAGGTGTTACCATTAGCTTCTTTCTGGTCTTTGTTAAGTACCGAGTAATGCAAGTTTATCTATCTTATTGGGAAGGATGCTTAGCTGGCCGTTGAAGATTATTGGGGAAAAGGGATGAAGAGGGAAGAGGAGAGGCAGCTGGTGATGGTGGGTAATGGTGTTTGATGATGGTgggtgaaaaaaataaaaaaggagagATTAAAAGTTTGTTTGGACAGgagcttattttatttatttatttatttttattaggcATGTTTGAAattgtatatattttaaatatttttgaaggtATTTTTAGTGTGTGTTACTATAGATTCCAAAAGATGAAAATTAATTTGTGAAAAACTTGCCGATCCAAGCAGAGCCCAACCTCTTCTTTGGTTGTGATTGGCgatcagagagagagagagaaagaggggAGAGAGGAAGAGGGAAAGAGaaggggaggagagggggaTGGTGACAATGGAGGAGAAAAGGAAGGAGGGAAGACGGATGGTGGTGTACGGTGGATGATGGTGGAAATtaacaaatctgaaaaaaaaaatccaacaaaatgttaaattttaaaaatacctcaaaACACATTTCAAAAACACATAATTCACACTATCCATTTATAATAGGaagttttttaaataaaatgttAACACTATATTTCAAAAAACACCCTTCAAAACACCTAATTCATACGGATATGTTTTTAATAATTTGATAGAGTTAGTGCAACATACTTTTGGTAAGTGAATTAGAGATTTGGACTATATTAAAATTCATCAGGTGAGTAAAATAAAATGGAAATACAAAATCATGtaataaacagaaaaaaaaacctAAGGATTTTACTTGACAATTCACATGAGGGACGCCAGAATTAGATAAACTTGGGAAGTAAACTTGGGCTTAAATCAATTCAGTTGTCCtcaggaagaaaaaaaaaaaaaaaaaagcgttaGGTTCCCTAAATTTTGTAGTATTCATTTAGCATATTATTTTTCTTGCCCtttatcctttcttttttttcatttttgacaaTCTATCCACATAACGAGTATGAAATTGTCTtaaaagattttggagaaaatcaACTCCAATGCACCTGGCAAAAGTTCACGAATTGTTTTCCTCGGAAGCATAATACCATGTTGTTGCTAATTCATTGTTAGACAATTAAAAAGCCTTTCCCTTTCCTGGTGGAAGCTCCCACAAAAATTCCCATTGTTCTGCAAGCGTGTCGtgggaaaaaggaaatgaagtgaggtaaaggagaaagaaaacttTTCCACATGTGTTTAGTTAACAAGAAGAAAATACAAATGCTTGTGGTTGTTTAACAGAAAGTTACGGAAAAATTAGCTAGTGTGTTCTTTAATagaaaaaaattcaatattGAACTTCTTTATTTTCGGTAAACATAGATTTAGCTAGTGTGTTTTAAggcattttttgtgtttttgagattgtttttttttttttttggtgttttttaGATTGTTTTTGGTATCTTTGAgattgtttttgtttgtgtatgtgacattatatatgaaaaacttgttttttaaaaaatgaaaattcaaaCGGAATAATAagtttatatatgtatatgcacAAATGTGTGTGTGTCAgttatttcaaaaatatataGACATAAAAAAGGATCATAAATGTAAACGAAAAAAATACTAATGTCATATACATTTAATAAATTACTAATTcattaatttataaaataagaataaaatgcTCAATTACAAGCCAGTTGATTGAATTGTAATTCTAATTTAGGTAAAAGTTTAGAATGGAGGAAATAGTTTAGAAAGAAAGatgttgtaaaaaaaaaaaattaattagttaaaattTTTTCATGACTCACTTTTCTATCAATTTCAGATGAAAAGATTTTATAAGAAAATAAGCAGTTGCGAACAAATTTTTTGTGAAGGATCCCATAAGTTTTTGCCGACAAATAAACGTACAAAACGTACAGGGAGGAAAGTTATCCTTCACTTTCGTTCCCTTTTCCTGTTGATCAAACAGTGTAAAGTCTTCCGTGCGAAGTTGCAGGAGTTGGAAAGAAGTTAGAACAAACCCCCCACGCCCACCGCCGAGGAATCACTTCTCCGTGTCACTTTCGCCACCCGCCTGACACATCTGTTGCCGGCAAAACAAATATCTTTTATCTGGAggatcaaaattaaagaaagaggcaaaaaaaaaaaaagtaacgtCAATGAACATCTTCTCAAAGAAGCCCACCGCCAAAGGTTCCTTTTCAGCGCCCATTCTTAATTCTCTCGAGTTTGGTGTCGTCTAATTCTTCTGATCAAAATTCTCTATAgtcttcccttttccttttatgGGTATATGACGAACTCTTTTATGGGTTGACTTGTGAACTCATCGAGTCATTGTACTACTAGTGGTCTTTGGtttttcactcttttcttttttcaaatctGTTTTGCTTGAGATCGGATATTAATGCTAATTCATGCTCTCTAATAATGGATTtgtatttggtttgatttgCAGAGGCTCTGCGACAGAGCAAAAGAGAAATGACCAATGCCACCAGAGGTTGTATCAATATCTCTGCTTCCCAAAATCTCATTCTTAATCTTATTTTTGATTAGCATAGAGATTGTGATAGTAGTAATTTTCCAATCATCCCTGTTAATAGATAAAATAGAGGTATGTTTTCTATTTAAGTTTCAGGCCAAAAGGCACAAGCCAAAGTAAAGGTTACCGTGTCATGATGATGCAGTAAAATTCTTTATGACCTAATAATGGTTAGAGTCTTAAACTGGGGTCAAGGAATATAAGTTGAGGAGAAGATGCAGTATCATCATCTGATGTCTGCGCTTGACAGTATTGCTAAGAGTTGAAAAGTCTCAAATTTCCTTAGTGGTGCAAGTCTTGTTACTATTTGGTCAGAATTTCTTAAACTTGACACCTTTGCCATTGTGCAGTTTACCCTCTTATAGATCATCTTTTTGCTGAATAAAGAGCACCATCTAATGAGGCAAAAATGAGAATATACTTCTGCTTCTAGTCTtccttgtttatttttattgttatagttTGTCAGATTAGTTAAAATTCCACAATTGTGATTTCCGTTGCACTtggatttttttcattttaggtaTTGAGAGAGAAATTACTGGACTACAATTAGAGGTATGCCAAAAGTTTCCTCTTGGTAGTTCTATTGACAATTCAGTTGCATAGAATTCGAGTTGAATATCTAACTTTGACCGTGAAATAGGAAAAGAAGCTTGTTGCTGAGATAAAGAGAACTGCTAAGACAGGCAATGAGGTTTGCTGCTCTCAGTACACTTCTACTAATTTTTCCTTGCCTCTTGAGACTCGTGCCTATTATAGTTCATGGTCTCTTTGTACAGCATATAAGATTATACGCCACAAAGGTCTTTGGCATTTTCatcttaatttttgttattaaatttCCAGGCAGCAGCCAAAACTCTAGCACGTCAACTGGTTAGGCTGAGACAGCAGATAGCCAACTTGCAGGGTAGTCGAGCTCAAATGAGAGGTATTGCTACTCACACTCAGGTAGACCACTGAAAATCCTTTATTTTTCTAACCCTTCCATTCCCTATATGGCTAGTGCATTCCTCATcaagttgtatttattttttcaggCAATTTCTGCCCACTCTTCGGTCGCTGTCGGCATGAAAGGTGCTACTAAAGCTATGTCAGCAATGAATAAGGTTAGGCTGATGTCAACTTTGTGAATGTTTTATGGTGTAAAGAGAAAATATAGATGCATATGATTATGCcctcagagagagagagacttatGAAGGCAGAAGAAATTGGTTCCTCTCAATGAGAAGAGTTCCAAAATACTAGATTCTAGAGTTAATTTTAGCATAATTTGCTTTGGGTTAACCCATGGTTCATGGAGTTGGAATGAATGACAAGGACACCTGCCCCCTCGCCTTTGAGCAAGACAAAACAAGGGGGCAAGGGATCCTTTAATAGCAttatagttttatttatttatttttggtagCTTCATAACACAGTGTGTCATCTTTAAGGGTGGTCTAGGCTCTCCTAGACCATAAACTTTTTACTGCATGCACCATGTGATCTCCTTTAAACAAAATGGTTATGATTTAATTGTCAAAAACATAATGATTTTCTCTGTCATAGGGGGAAACATGAAATCAAAGTCAGTTTGTGTTATCTTTATCCCCACTCACATCCATGATTATATACTGTGTTGTAGCAAATGTCCCCAGCAAATCAGGCAAAGGTAATGCAAGAGTTCCAGAAGCAATCAGGGCAGATGGACATGACGGTAAGATTGTAAAATTTCTTTGAACTATAATATGGAATATTAACTTGCATATCTGGCACCAATGTTTATGTTGTTTGTCCTCCTAGACTGAGATGATGTCAGATGCCATAGATGATGTTCTGGATGATGATGATGCGGAAGATGAAAGTGAAGAGTTGACGAATCAGGCAAGTCTTGTTAGGGCATTTCATTTAGTTTGAGTAAAATTTTGGGGCATATGCTTGGAACTGGGAACTTTTAAGTTTGAAATTATCATTTAGTTGGAGAAGTCACTTAAATCAGTTATAAAATATGAAGCTAAAGTTCTACAATTAATGTCCATGGGAAGAGATGGGCCTTTCTGATATGTTTTAGTTTCCAACTGATTATATGAACCTAGTTCAGAAACAGAAGCATGTATGCAGATGGAAGGCTACTTGCGTATGCTATCATAATGATGTCCGTCCTGAAATGTTTGTCGCATTTCGGGATTCCAACTTTTAAGAATAGTGGTTGATAGTGATGTTAGTGGATTTGTTTCCACAATTAGCctcaaaaatttaaatttcaaatttgaatttagtATGAAACATAGATAAAGGTGGGAATAATATTGGAAAAAAAgatcaaaagtaactttgactTTAGTAAGATAACAAACATTTTAGGACATCCCAAAATGGAAAGCatgacactttcaatgggaCAGAGGGAGTATGTCACAATTGATCACCATGAAAGTAAAGCCTTTAAAGCTAGTCTTTGCAGTTTGAGAATGTCATTGTGGCTTTAATTTCATCTTCGCTTGTGCTTTAAAGTGATAAATTGAGTTCCAGGTATGCTAAAATGCAAAGCTGCTTGACATTTATGACATCAAATGAGTCCTGTAAAATAGAGAATCAAATTTTAAATGCTATCTAGTTGCAAATTGTTGTTTATTGAAATTTACAAATATTTTGCTTTAAT
This window contains:
- the LOC140013698 gene encoding large ribosomal subunit protein eL14y-like; protein product: MVFKRYVEIGRVALINYGKEYGKLVVIVDVIDQNRALVDAPDMVRSQMNFKRLTLTDIKIDIKRIPKKKALVAALEAADVKTKWENSSWGRKLIVQKRRASLNDFDRFKLMLAKIKKAGVVRQELAKLKRQSAA
- the LOC140004239 gene encoding vacuolar protein sorting-associated protein 2 homolog 3-like isoform X1 gives rise to the protein MNIFSKKPTAKEALRQSKREMTNATRGIEREITGLQLEEKKLVAEIKRTAKTGNEAAAKTLARQLVRLRQQIANLQGSRAQMRGIATHTQAISAHSSVAVGMKGATKAMSAMNKQMSPANQAKVMQEFQKQSGQMDMTTEMMSDAIDDVLDDDDAEDESEELTNQVLDEIGVDVASQLSAAPRGKIAGKNTEDGSSSGIDDLEKRLAALRNP
- the LOC140004239 gene encoding vacuolar protein sorting-associated protein 2 homolog 3-like isoform X2, with the protein product MEALRQSKREMTNATRGIEREITGLQLEEKKLVAEIKRTAKTGNEAAAKTLARQLVRLRQQIANLQGSRAQMRGIATHTQAISAHSSVAVGMKGATKAMSAMNKQMSPANQAKVMQEFQKQSGQMDMTTEMMSDAIDDVLDDDDAEDESEELTNQVLDEIGVDVASQLSAAPRGKIAGKNTEDGSSSGIDDLEKRLAALRNP
- the LOC140004239 gene encoding vacuolar protein sorting-associated protein 2 homolog 3-like isoform X3; this translates as MTNATRGIEREITGLQLEEKKLVAEIKRTAKTGNEAAAKTLARQLVRLRQQIANLQGSRAQMRGIATHTQAISAHSSVAVGMKGATKAMSAMNKQMSPANQAKVMQEFQKQSGQMDMTTEMMSDAIDDVLDDDDAEDESEELTNQVLDEIGVDVASQLSAAPRGKIAGKNTEDGSSSGIDDLEKRLAALRNP